The Deltaproteobacteria bacterium genome window below encodes:
- the radA gene encoding DNA repair protein RadA → MAGVKTIFVCRECGHAEGKWMGKCPGCGAWHSLVEETVSTPGSRHRKGLTGAGSPPVSLKDAPSISVAEGRIKSGMAEMDRVLGGGIVPGGVVLLGGEPGIGKSTLLLQILLLLASSGRKVLYVSGEESVAQIRMRAERLGDIPRHLLVASEIDIDLIEAYVQESSPEILAVDSVQTLIHRDLPASPGSVTQVRETAERLVRLAKPRGMPVFLIGHVTKDGGLAGPRVLEHIVDTVLFFEGERTQGFRIVRAVKNRFGPTHEIGIFEMTGAGLREIANPSEVFIHLGSRDVPGSVLCPCMEGTRPLILEIQALVSPSHLAMPRRTTTGLDSSRIAMLAAVAERHLGIFLSDRDIFVNVVGGVKVSEPAADLAILLAMVSSLRGIAVGAGTAAFGEVGLTGEIRGVTRSDRRLAELARIGIAHAVIPLAGSEKISSPDGVRISRVGRLEDAVEAAIKAHLP, encoded by the coding sequence ATGGCCGGGGTTAAAACGATCTTTGTCTGCCGGGAATGCGGGCATGCAGAGGGAAAATGGATGGGAAAGTGTCCTGGGTGCGGGGCATGGCATTCCCTTGTCGAAGAGACGGTCTCCACGCCCGGATCCCGGCATCGAAAGGGACTTACAGGAGCGGGCTCTCCGCCCGTCTCTCTCAAGGATGCGCCTTCGATTTCGGTGGCTGAAGGGCGCATCAAGTCCGGAATGGCGGAGATGGACAGGGTCCTCGGTGGCGGAATCGTTCCGGGAGGGGTCGTCCTTCTGGGAGGCGAGCCCGGAATCGGCAAGTCCACCCTGCTGCTTCAGATCTTGCTTCTCCTTGCATCATCGGGGAGAAAGGTCCTGTACGTGAGCGGCGAGGAGTCGGTCGCCCAGATCCGGATGCGGGCCGAGCGCCTCGGTGACATTCCGAGGCACCTCCTCGTGGCGAGCGAGATCGACATCGACCTCATCGAGGCATATGTGCAGGAATCCTCCCCTGAGATACTGGCCGTGGATTCGGTCCAGACCCTGATTCACCGGGATCTGCCCGCCTCTCCAGGAAGCGTCACCCAGGTCAGGGAGACGGCTGAACGCCTCGTCCGCCTCGCAAAGCCCAGGGGCATGCCGGTCTTTCTCATCGGGCACGTCACAAAAGACGGGGGCCTTGCCGGGCCCAGGGTCCTCGAACACATCGTGGACACGGTCCTTTTCTTTGAGGGCGAACGCACACAGGGATTTCGAATCGTCCGGGCGGTCAAGAACCGATTCGGCCCTACGCACGAGATCGGGATCTTCGAGATGACCGGTGCAGGCCTTCGGGAGATAGCCAATCCCTCGGAGGTCTTCATCCACCTGGGATCTCGGGACGTGCCGGGTTCTGTCCTATGCCCCTGCATGGAGGGCACCCGGCCCCTGATCCTCGAGATCCAGGCCCTTGTCAGTCCATCTCATCTCGCCATGCCCAGGCGCACCACGACCGGCCTGGATTCGTCCCGCATCGCCATGCTCGCGGCAGTCGCAGAGCGCCATCTCGGGATCTTCCTTTCAGATCGGGACATCTTTGTAAATGTGGTGGGTGGTGTGAAGGTCTCTGAACCAGCAGCGGATCTGGCGATCCTCCTTGCCATGGTCTCCAGTCTGCGCGGCATCGCAGTCGGGGCCGGCACGGCCGCCTTTGGCGAGGTGGGCCTTACCGGAGAGATAAGGGGCGTCACCCGGTCTGATCGGAGGCTTGCCGAGCTCGCCCGCATCGGCATCGCCCATGCCGTTATCCCTCTTGCAGGATCGGAAAAGATCTCGTCCCCTGACGGCGTCAGGATCTCCAGGGTCGGGCGTCTTGAAGATGCGGTTGAGGCCGCAATCAAGGCCCATTTGCCTTGA
- a CDS encoding BCSC C-terminal domain-containing protein: MPNRKFRAIETSLYLVLLAVLLVSLPTTERPAYGQASGDEEIRIQQSPMQGLKLRQSAQPESITQGPPPLIPKPSPLVTPEAPKKERNFLDLLLAKLSAEEAGRPSPGLAVLIDQNRKRIIALSDASLDIRLGWWALRAGRLDYARDWFLQAVSTHGASKEARIGLALTYMKQGDPASAWQSIEGIDTEKAREIKTAIAQELASKAEARRDYAEQASWLKKALELGSDSAGLHASLGWAYYHQGLWDLAAEDFRRALALDEGLEDARLGLALSLKNQGDLDSAWQSIEGIDTEKAREIKTVIAQELASKAEARRDYAEQALWLKKALELGSDSAGLHAALGWAYYHQGDFERAVDIFGSLYALEPREEYASGLYSGLKRLGDRKRLVQYEGLDHGPLARMIRTERARNLMALDLPQAASRVDSDIPELSGLDAPRLSLDGAIRDKSGDEGTSQLTCLYLPDISLTWPQGDQLWKLRLSRIWLDAGSADLSIPIGSAGIHQSAPDTDMDAGWAPELSWIRQGTISTYARLGLTPNDGPVAEAVSGGLGFRLVDPAYALDLGLHADPVRESILSFVGWEDPSSGKTWGRVIRYKLAAQGYRRLGDGPWSLGGDLNASILRGRHVEDNSHAGFSLGLSRDLRIPGMRYFGIGPRMGYEHYERNLSHFTWGHGGYFSPQDFTHVGLGLGFQTENGKRFIARGDLSLGWQWLHEASSPCFPKTRPEGPGGSLCQGRFEANDSNGPGTGGALKAAWLVDRHWTISGEVGWRSGEDYTEQAAMLGITWHFGARTALFGDADLPVTLTRMW, encoded by the coding sequence ATGCCCAACCGGAAATTCCGCGCAATAGAGACATCTCTCTATCTCGTCCTCCTGGCCGTCCTGCTTGTGTCTCTACCAACGACAGAGCGCCCTGCTTACGGTCAAGCCTCGGGAGACGAGGAGATACGGATCCAACAATCTCCCATGCAGGGGCTGAAATTACGGCAATCCGCACAACCTGAATCGATAACACAGGGCCCACCGCCACTGATACCGAAGCCGTCGCCACTCGTGACCCCAGAGGCACCGAAAAAGGAACGGAATTTTCTGGACCTTCTCCTTGCCAAACTCTCGGCTGAGGAGGCAGGACGTCCCAGCCCCGGGCTCGCGGTTCTGATCGACCAAAACAGAAAGAGGATCATTGCACTTTCCGATGCCTCACTCGACATACGACTGGGCTGGTGGGCACTTCGTGCCGGACGCCTTGATTATGCGCGGGATTGGTTCCTGCAAGCCGTCTCTACCCATGGTGCATCCAAAGAGGCACGCATTGGATTGGCCCTGACCTACATGAAACAGGGTGATCCTGCCTCTGCCTGGCAATCGATCGAGGGCATTGACACGGAAAAGGCCCGCGAGATCAAGACAGCCATCGCTCAGGAGCTCGCCTCTAAGGCAGAGGCCCGAAGGGATTACGCAGAACAGGCCAGCTGGCTCAAAAAGGCCTTGGAACTCGGATCAGACTCGGCAGGACTTCACGCCTCTCTCGGATGGGCGTATTACCACCAGGGCCTATGGGACCTGGCCGCTGAAGATTTCCGCAGGGCACTTGCGCTGGATGAAGGCCTTGAGGACGCCCGTCTCGGACTCGCCCTTTCCCTCAAGAACCAAGGAGATCTTGATTCTGCCTGGCAATCGATCGAGGGCATTGACACGGAAAAGGCCCGCGAGATCAAGACAGTCATCGCTCAGGAGCTCGCCTCTAAGGCAGAGGCCCGAAGGGATTACGCAGAACAGGCCCTCTGGCTCAAAAAGGCCTTGGAACTCGGATCAGACTCGGCAGGACTTCACGCCGCTCTCGGATGGGCGTATTACCACCAGGGGGATTTTGAAAGGGCAGTAGATATCTTCGGCTCCCTCTATGCCCTTGAGCCGCGGGAAGAATACGCAAGTGGGCTTTATTCCGGTCTGAAAAGGCTCGGGGACCGAAAACGCCTCGTTCAATATGAAGGACTTGACCATGGGCCGCTTGCACGCATGATTCGCACAGAGCGCGCGCGAAATCTCATGGCCCTGGATCTGCCCCAGGCTGCATCCCGGGTAGATTCGGATATCCCGGAGCTTTCCGGTCTTGATGCACCACGTCTTAGTCTTGATGGGGCGATCCGCGACAAGTCGGGAGACGAGGGAACTTCCCAATTGACCTGCCTGTATCTTCCGGATATCAGCCTGACCTGGCCACAAGGGGATCAGCTCTGGAAACTGCGGCTTTCCCGCATCTGGCTGGATGCCGGATCGGCAGACCTGTCAATCCCCATCGGAAGCGCTGGAATCCACCAGTCCGCACCGGATACGGATATGGACGCCGGCTGGGCACCAGAACTTTCATGGATACGTCAGGGTACTATATCGACATATGCGCGCCTGGGGCTGACGCCCAATGACGGACCTGTTGCAGAGGCCGTGTCAGGAGGGCTTGGATTCAGGCTTGTTGATCCTGCTTACGCCCTGGATCTCGGACTCCACGCAGACCCAGTGCGCGAGTCCATACTCTCTTTCGTCGGATGGGAAGACCCGTCCTCAGGTAAGACATGGGGCCGGGTCATACGTTACAAACTCGCGGCCCAGGGTTACCGGCGCCTTGGCGATGGACCTTGGAGCCTGGGTGGGGACCTGAACGCATCCATCCTGCGAGGCCGGCATGTGGAGGACAATTCCCACGCGGGATTTTCCCTGGGGCTTAGCAGGGATCTTCGAATCCCGGGCATGAGGTATTTCGGCATCGGCCCCAGGATGGGCTACGAGCACTACGAAAGGAACCTATCCCATTTCACCTGGGGGCATGGTGGATATTTCAGCCCGCAGGATTTCACACATGTGGGCCTGGGATTGGGGTTTCAGACAGAGAACGGCAAGCGGTTCATTGCGCGGGGTGATCTCAGCCTCGGCTGGCAATGGCTTCATGAGGCATCGTCCCCATGCTTTCCCAAAACCCGGCCCGAAGGCCCTGGCGGATCCTTGTGCCAAGGCCGTTTTGAGGCGAATGACTCCAATGGACCAGGGACAGGCGGGGCCCTCAAGGCCGCCTGGCTTGTGGATAGGCACTGGACGATCTCAGGGGAAGTGGGTTGGAGAAGTGGTGAAGACTACACGGAGCAGGCCGCCATGCTCGGCATCACATGGCACTTTGGCGCACGCACCGCCCTTTTCGGAGATGCGGATCTACCTGTCACATTGACCAGGATGTGGTGA
- a CDS encoding glycosyl hydrolase family 5, with translation MRNFVAILPMLLVLWILSPLSLAFAQDLPGWEEWKAAYIRPPGRVVDPQNKDATVSEGQGFGMLFAVAAHDQETFDRLWTWTHNNLDVLGNGLLAWQWLPDKGVTERNNATDGDLLIAWALALAGERFSHPETYTTDAKRIADAILAHLVVKTQRGQILLPGLQGFDKKEGKIVNLSYWVFPAFSALDRIAPSPAWKALAESGKRLLEAARFGRWQLPPDWLLLSDPLKPAPGWPPRFGYNAIRIPLYLAWAGITDESLMAPFKGYWTTQPCPQFLPAWTDLETDAIASYGAEPGIRAIRDLILNKNIPPPETSISAQGYYSASLYLLSHMALRQIR, from the coding sequence ATGAGGAACTTCGTTGCCATCCTGCCCATGCTCCTCGTTCTCTGGATCCTTTCGCCCCTTTCTTTGGCGTTCGCCCAGGATCTGCCCGGTTGGGAGGAATGGAAGGCCGCTTACATCAGACCACCGGGTCGTGTGGTAGATCCGCAAAACAAGGATGCCACGGTCTCGGAAGGCCAGGGCTTTGGCATGCTTTTCGCTGTCGCTGCCCATGACCAGGAGACCTTTGACCGCCTGTGGACATGGACTCACAACAACCTCGACGTCCTGGGAAACGGCCTACTTGCCTGGCAGTGGCTGCCGGATAAGGGGGTGACCGAACGCAATAACGCCACGGACGGGGATCTGCTCATCGCCTGGGCATTGGCCCTTGCTGGTGAGCGTTTTTCTCATCCTGAAACCTACACGACCGATGCAAAACGCATCGCCGATGCCATCCTGGCGCACCTGGTGGTCAAGACCCAGAGGGGTCAAATACTGCTTCCGGGATTGCAAGGTTTCGACAAAAAGGAAGGGAAGATCGTCAATCTGTCCTATTGGGTGTTTCCCGCATTCTCCGCACTCGATCGGATCGCACCTTCCCCTGCATGGAAGGCGCTTGCTGAAAGCGGAAAACGCCTCCTTGAGGCCGCCCGTTTTGGCCGATGGCAACTTCCTCCGGATTGGCTCCTTCTTTCCGACCCCCTGAAACCCGCTCCCGGATGGCCTCCGCGCTTCGGCTACAACGCAATTCGCATCCCTCTCTATCTCGCCTGGGCCGGGATCACGGATGAGTCGCTCATGGCCCCATTCAAAGGATACTGGACGACCCAACCATGCCCGCAGTTCCTGCCCGCCTGGACCGATCTCGAAACGGACGCCATCGCCTCCTACGGAGCTGAGCCCGGCATACGGGCCATACGGGACCTGATCCTCAACAAAAACATCCCTCCCCCTGAGACCTCCATTTCCGCCCAGGGTTATTATTCCGCAAGCCTTTACCTGCTGTCACACATGGCTTTGCGGCAGATAAGATAG